In the Sarcophilus harrisii chromosome 3, mSarHar1.11, whole genome shotgun sequence genome, one interval contains:
- the SLC4A3 gene encoding anion exchange protein 3 isoform X2, with protein sequence MANGLIPPPGGASPLPQVRVPVKEPPLSPDGEEDDEDLGKTLAVRRFGDLISKPPAWDSEKPSRSYSERDFEFHRHTSHHTHHPLSTRLPPPHKFRRLPTTSAGRARRKRKKEKTSAPPSEGTPPIQEEGAAGAEEEEEEEEEDEEGESEAETLDQEPLPLGSPSRAKFSIGSDDDDSLGIPRKSLSTKSLSQPGLGLDHDSEQCSSPPVPRPRTPRGMDEKARPWSPSASYDLRERLCPGSALENPGSLEQQVPTDEAEAQMLGSADLDYMKSHRLEDNPGVRRHLVKKPSRIQGAKSSPGSLAPVLRRKKKKKKLDRRPHEVFVELNELMLDKAQEPQWRETARWIKFEEDVEEETERWGKPHVASLSFRSLLELRKTIARGATLLDLEQTTLPGIAHLVVETMIMSDQIRPEDRANVLRTLLLKHSHPNDDKDGGFFPRNPSSSSVNSMLGNHHAPAGHVSDSAVPAMGDDLSEPAPLWPHDAENREKPPYIPGGDAHRGKSLKLLEKIPEDAEATVVLVGSVPFLEQPAAAFVRLNEAVLLESVLEVPVPVRFIFVMLGPRETSTDYHELGRSIATLMSDKLFHEAAYQADDKQDLLGAISEFLDGSIVIPPSEVEGRDLMRSVSAFQRDLIRKRKEREEVKTQMSSPDLYSASRKDLSLQTGSSDGGSEDDPLKRTGYIFGGVIRDVRRRYPHYISDVTDALHTQCLAAVLFIYFAALSPAITFGGLLGEKTEGLMGVSEMVVSTAVIGIIFSMLGAQPLLVVGFTGPLLVFEEAFFKFCQAQHLEFLTGRVWVGLWIIIFVVILVAAEGSFLVRYISPFTQEIFAFLISLIFIYETFYKLYKVFREHPIQGEYPQDSDLQRALESDQDLNSTALPTTEGPPGSQNQPNTALLSLILMLGTFFIAYFMRKFRNSRFLAGKVRRIIGDFGVPISILVMVSLDYFIIDNYTQKLNVPSGLSVTSPDKRGWFIPPLGISQPFPPWMMVAAAVPALLVLILIFMETQITTLIVNQKARGLLKGSGFHFDLLLIASLGGLCGLFGLPWLTAATVRSVTHVNALTVMRKGIAPGEKPQIQEVREQRLTGVFVAGLVGLSIVMGPMLRRIPLAVLFGIFLYMGVTSLSGIQLSERVVLLLMPSKHHPDEPYVTKVKTWRMHLFTFIQLGCIALLWLVKSTVISLAFPFVLLLTVPLRHCVLPRIFHERELQALDSEDAEPNFDEDGQDEYDELHLPV encoded by the exons ATGGCTAACGGACTGATCCCACCTCCCGGGGGcgcctctcctctcccccag GTCCGGGTGCCGGTGAAGGAGCCTCCTCTGAGCCCCGATGgagaagaagatgatgaagacTTGGGAAAGACCTTGGCTGTCCGCAGGTTTGGGGACCTGATCAGCAAACCTCCTGCCTGGGACTCTGAAAAACCAAGCCGAAGCTACAGCGAGAGAGACTTTGAGT TTCACCGTCACACATCCCACCACACACACCATCCGCTGTCAACTCGACTGCCTCCCCCACACAAGTTTCGTCGACTACCCACCACCTCTGCCGGTCGGgccaggagaaagaggaagaaggagaagaccTCTGCTCCCCCTTCTGAAGGCACCCCTCCCATCCAGGAGGAGGGGGCAGCTGGggcagaggaggaagaagaggaggaagaagaggacgAAGAAGGGGAGTCTGAGGCAGAGACATTGGACCAGGAACCCTTGCCTTTAGGGTCCCCAAGCAGAGCCAAG TTTTCCATTGGgagtgatgatgatgacagtTTGGGCATCCCACGGAAAAGTCTCTCCACAAAGTCCTTGTCTCAGCCTGGGCTGGGCCTGGACCATGACTCTGAACAATGCAGCAG TCCCCCTGTTCCCCGGCCCCGGACCCCTCGAGGCATGGATGAGAAGGCCAGGCCATGGAGTCCATCAGCAAGTTATGACCTGCGGGAGCGCCTGTGCCCTGGCAGTGCCTTGGAAAACCCGGGCAGCCTGGAGCAGCAGGTGCCCACTGATGAGGCTGAGGCTCAGATGCTTGGCTCTGCTGATCTGGATTACATGAAGA GTCATCGGCTGGAGGATAACCCTGGAGTTCGGAGGCATCTTGTGAAGAAGCCTTCCCGCATCCAGGGGGCAAAGAGTAGCCCTGGAAGTCTGGCTCCTGttttgaggaggaaaaagaaaaaaaagaagctggaCCGGAGGCCTCATGAG gtGTTTGTGGAACTAAATGAGCTCATGCTGGATAAGGCCCAGGAGCCTCAGTGGCGTGAAACTGCTCGATGGATCAAGTTTGAGGAGGATGTGGAGGAGGAGACCGAGCGTTGGGGGAAGCCCCATGTCGCTTCACTGTCTTTCCGAAGCCTCCTGGAGCTGAGGAAAACCATTGCCCGAG GGGCCACCCTCCTGGACCTGGAGCAGACCACCCTGCCCGGTATTGCTCACCTTGTGGTAGAAACCATGATCATGTCGGACCAAATCCGTCCTGAGGACCGAGCAAATGTGCTGCGCACTCTGTTACTGAAACACAG CCACCCTAATGATGATAAAGATGGAGGATTTTTCCCCCGAAATCCATCCAGCTCCAGTGTGAACTCCATGCTGGGGAATCATCACGCACCTGCAGGCCATGTTTCTGACAGCGCTGTCCCTGCCATGGGGGATGACCTCAGTGAACCGGCTCCGCTCTGGCCCCATGATGCTGAAAACAGAGAG AAGCCCCCGTACATCCCTGGGGGAGATGCCCACCGAGGGAAGAGCCTGAAGCTGCTAGAGAAGATTCCTGAGGATGCAGAAGCCACTGTTGTGCTTGTGG GCTCGGTCCCTTTCTTGGAGCAGCCTGCCGCGGCCTTTGTCCGGCTGAACGAGGCTGTGCTCCTGGAGTCTGTCCTCGAGGTTCCTGTGCCTGTCCGCTTCATCTTTGTGATGCTGGGGCCCCGAGAGACCAGCACCGACTACCATGAGCTGGGCCGCTCCATTGCCACTCTCATGTCCGACAAG CTGTTCCACGAGGCTGCGTACCAGGCGGACGACAAGCAGGACCTGCTGGGCGCCATCAGCGAGTTCCTGGACGGCAGCATTGTGATTCCTCCGTCGGAGGTGGAGGGCCGCGATCTGATGCGGTCAGTGTCCGCTTTCCAGCGGGACCTGATCCGGAAGAGGAAGGAGCGGGAGGAGGTCAAGACCCAGATGTCCTCGCCGGATTTGTACAGTGCTTCGAGGAAAG ATCTGTCCTTGCAGACAGGAAGCTCCGACGGAGGCTCAGAAGACGACCCCCTTAAGAGGACGGGCTACATCTTTGGGGGAGTGATCCGAGATGTGCGACGCCGGTACCCGCACTACATCAGCGACGTGACGGACGCGCTGCACACCCAGTGTTTGGCTGCGGTGCTCTTTATTTACTTTGCAGCCCTGAGTCCAGCTATCACCTTTGGGGGGCTGCTGG GGGAGAAGACCGAGGGGCTGATGGGTGTGTCGGAGATGGTGGTCTCCACTGCCGTGATCGGTATCATCTTCTCCATGCTGGGGGCCCAGCCGCTGCTGGTGGTGGGCTTCACGGGGCCATTGCTCGTTTTTGAGGAAGCTTTCTTCAAG TTCTGCCAGGCCCAGCATCTGGAGTTCCTCACAGGACGGGTTTGGGTCGGCCTCTGGATAATCATCTTTGTGGTCATCCTGGTGGCCGCGGAAGGCAGCTTTCTCGTCCGGTACATCTCGCCGTTCACCCAGGAGATctttgcttttctcatttctctcattttcatctATGAGACTTTCTACAAACTCTATAAG GTGTTTAGGGAACATCCCATACAGGGCGAGTACCCTCAGGATTCAGACTTGCAAAGGGCCTTAGAGTCTGACCAAGATCTGAATTCGACTGCACTGCCTACCACGGAGGGCCCCCCGGGCTCCCAAAACCAGCCCAACACTGCACTGCTTTCCCTCATTCTCATGCTTGGGACTTTCTTCATTGCTTATTTCATGCGGAAATTCAGGAACAGTCGATTTCTGGCTGGAAAG GTACGCCGGATTATTGGAGACTTTGGGGTCCCAATCTCCATTCTGGTGATGGTTTCATTGGATTACTTTATCATTGACAACTATACCCAG AAACTGAATGTGCCTTCCGGGCTCTCAGTGACTTCCCCAGACAAGCGTGGTTGGTTCATCCCCCCCTTGGGAATCTCTCAACCTTTCCCACCTTGGATGATGGTGGCAGCAGCTGTCCCAGCGCTTCTTGTCCTCATCCTGATCTTCATGGAGACACAGATCACTAC GCTCATTGTCAACCAGAAGGCTCGTGGGCTTCTGAAGGGCTCAGGCTTCCACTTTGACCTCCTGTTGATCGCCTCTCTGGGGGGCCTGTGTGGGCTCTTTGGGCTCCCCTGGCTCACGGCTGCCACCGTTCGATCTGTCACCCACGTCAATGCCCTCACTGTCATGCGCAAGGGCATCGCACCCGGGGAGAAGCCCCAGATCCAGGAGGTCAGGGAGCAGCGGCTCACGGGAGTGTTCGTTGCCGGCCTCGTGG GTCTGTCCATTGTGATGGGTCCGATGCTGCGTAGGATCCCCCTGGCCGTGTTGTTCGGAATCTTCCTGTACATGGGCGTCACTTCTCTGTCGGGGATTCAGCTCTCAGAGCGGGTAGTGCTCTTGCTGATGCCTTCAAAACATCATCCTGACGAGCCCTATGTGACCAAG GTCAAGACTTGGCGTATGCACCTGTTCACCTTCATCCAGCTGGGATGCATCGCACTGCTGTGGTTGGTGAAGTCCACTGTGATCTCACTGGCCTTCCCCTTCGTGCTGCTGCTCACGGTACCACTGAGGCATTGTGTGCTGCCTCGGATCTTTCATGAAAGGGAACTTCAGGCG CTGGACTCCGAAGATGCCGAACCCAACTTTGATGAGGATGGCCAAGATGAATATGATGAGCTCCACTTGCCAGTGTAA
- the SLC4A3 gene encoding anion exchange protein 3 isoform X4, translating into MANKLEEAEQNGAQDTRSEARRGPRETLGFPLQEHQASEDFEAFALEFEDYDLWELIRGHLSPMAGELARHRLEDNPGVRRHLVKKPSRIQGAKSSPGSLAPVLRRKKKKKKLDRRPHEVFVELNELMLDKAQEPQWRETARWIKFEEDVEEETERWGKPHVASLSFRSLLELRKTIARGATLLDLEQTTLPGIAHLVVETMIMSDQIRPEDRANVLRTLLLKHSHPNDDKDGGFFPRNPSSSSVNSMLGNHHAPAGHVSDSAVPAMGDDLSEPAPLWPHDAENREKPPYIPGGDAHRGKSLKLLEKIPEDAEATVVLVGSVPFLEQPAAAFVRLNEAVLLESVLEVPVPVRFIFVMLGPRETSTDYHELGRSIATLMSDKLFHEAAYQADDKQDLLGAISEFLDGSIVIPPSEVEGRDLMRSVSAFQRDLIRKRKEREEVKTQMSSPDLYSASRKDLSLQTGSSDGGSEDDPLKRTGYIFGGVIRDVRRRYPHYISDVTDALHTQCLAAVLFIYFAALSPAITFGGLLGEKTEGLMGVSEMVVSTAVIGIIFSMLGAQPLLVVGFTGPLLVFEEAFFKFCQAQHLEFLTGRVWVGLWIIIFVVILVAAEGSFLVRYISPFTQEIFAFLISLIFIYETFYKLYKVFREHPIQGEYPQDSDLQRALESDQDLNSTALPTTEGPPGSQNQPNTALLSLILMLGTFFIAYFMRKFRNSRFLAGKVRRIIGDFGVPISILVMVSLDYFIIDNYTQKLNVPSGLSVTSPDKRGWFIPPLGISQPFPPWMMVAAAVPALLVLILIFMETQITTLIVNQKARGLLKGSGFHFDLLLIASLGGLCGLFGLPWLTAATVRSVTHVNALTVMRKGIAPGEKPQIQEVREQRLTGVFVAGLVGLSIVMGPMLRRIPLAVLFGIFLYMGVTSLSGIQLSERVVLLLMPSKHHPDEPYVTKVKTWRMHLFTFIQLGCIALLWLVKSTVISLAFPFVLLLTVPLRHCVLPRIFHERELQALDSEDAEPNFDEDGQDEYDELHLPV; encoded by the exons ATGGCAAATAAGCTGGAGGAGGCGGAACAGAATGGAGCTCAGGACACTAGGTCTGAGGCCAGGCGGGGTCCTCGGGAGACTCTGGGCTTCCCTCTTCAAGAACATCAGGCCTCGGAGGACTTTGAGGCGTTTGCGCTGGAGTTTGAGGATTATGACCTGTGGGAGTTGATCCGGGGCCATCTGAGCCCCATGGCTGGGGAGCTAGCTC GTCATCGGCTGGAGGATAACCCTGGAGTTCGGAGGCATCTTGTGAAGAAGCCTTCCCGCATCCAGGGGGCAAAGAGTAGCCCTGGAAGTCTGGCTCCTGttttgaggaggaaaaagaaaaaaaagaagctggaCCGGAGGCCTCATGAG gtGTTTGTGGAACTAAATGAGCTCATGCTGGATAAGGCCCAGGAGCCTCAGTGGCGTGAAACTGCTCGATGGATCAAGTTTGAGGAGGATGTGGAGGAGGAGACCGAGCGTTGGGGGAAGCCCCATGTCGCTTCACTGTCTTTCCGAAGCCTCCTGGAGCTGAGGAAAACCATTGCCCGAG GGGCCACCCTCCTGGACCTGGAGCAGACCACCCTGCCCGGTATTGCTCACCTTGTGGTAGAAACCATGATCATGTCGGACCAAATCCGTCCTGAGGACCGAGCAAATGTGCTGCGCACTCTGTTACTGAAACACAG CCACCCTAATGATGATAAAGATGGAGGATTTTTCCCCCGAAATCCATCCAGCTCCAGTGTGAACTCCATGCTGGGGAATCATCACGCACCTGCAGGCCATGTTTCTGACAGCGCTGTCCCTGCCATGGGGGATGACCTCAGTGAACCGGCTCCGCTCTGGCCCCATGATGCTGAAAACAGAGAG AAGCCCCCGTACATCCCTGGGGGAGATGCCCACCGAGGGAAGAGCCTGAAGCTGCTAGAGAAGATTCCTGAGGATGCAGAAGCCACTGTTGTGCTTGTGG GCTCGGTCCCTTTCTTGGAGCAGCCTGCCGCGGCCTTTGTCCGGCTGAACGAGGCTGTGCTCCTGGAGTCTGTCCTCGAGGTTCCTGTGCCTGTCCGCTTCATCTTTGTGATGCTGGGGCCCCGAGAGACCAGCACCGACTACCATGAGCTGGGCCGCTCCATTGCCACTCTCATGTCCGACAAG CTGTTCCACGAGGCTGCGTACCAGGCGGACGACAAGCAGGACCTGCTGGGCGCCATCAGCGAGTTCCTGGACGGCAGCATTGTGATTCCTCCGTCGGAGGTGGAGGGCCGCGATCTGATGCGGTCAGTGTCCGCTTTCCAGCGGGACCTGATCCGGAAGAGGAAGGAGCGGGAGGAGGTCAAGACCCAGATGTCCTCGCCGGATTTGTACAGTGCTTCGAGGAAAG ATCTGTCCTTGCAGACAGGAAGCTCCGACGGAGGCTCAGAAGACGACCCCCTTAAGAGGACGGGCTACATCTTTGGGGGAGTGATCCGAGATGTGCGACGCCGGTACCCGCACTACATCAGCGACGTGACGGACGCGCTGCACACCCAGTGTTTGGCTGCGGTGCTCTTTATTTACTTTGCAGCCCTGAGTCCAGCTATCACCTTTGGGGGGCTGCTGG GGGAGAAGACCGAGGGGCTGATGGGTGTGTCGGAGATGGTGGTCTCCACTGCCGTGATCGGTATCATCTTCTCCATGCTGGGGGCCCAGCCGCTGCTGGTGGTGGGCTTCACGGGGCCATTGCTCGTTTTTGAGGAAGCTTTCTTCAAG TTCTGCCAGGCCCAGCATCTGGAGTTCCTCACAGGACGGGTTTGGGTCGGCCTCTGGATAATCATCTTTGTGGTCATCCTGGTGGCCGCGGAAGGCAGCTTTCTCGTCCGGTACATCTCGCCGTTCACCCAGGAGATctttgcttttctcatttctctcattttcatctATGAGACTTTCTACAAACTCTATAAG GTGTTTAGGGAACATCCCATACAGGGCGAGTACCCTCAGGATTCAGACTTGCAAAGGGCCTTAGAGTCTGACCAAGATCTGAATTCGACTGCACTGCCTACCACGGAGGGCCCCCCGGGCTCCCAAAACCAGCCCAACACTGCACTGCTTTCCCTCATTCTCATGCTTGGGACTTTCTTCATTGCTTATTTCATGCGGAAATTCAGGAACAGTCGATTTCTGGCTGGAAAG GTACGCCGGATTATTGGAGACTTTGGGGTCCCAATCTCCATTCTGGTGATGGTTTCATTGGATTACTTTATCATTGACAACTATACCCAG AAACTGAATGTGCCTTCCGGGCTCTCAGTGACTTCCCCAGACAAGCGTGGTTGGTTCATCCCCCCCTTGGGAATCTCTCAACCTTTCCCACCTTGGATGATGGTGGCAGCAGCTGTCCCAGCGCTTCTTGTCCTCATCCTGATCTTCATGGAGACACAGATCACTAC GCTCATTGTCAACCAGAAGGCTCGTGGGCTTCTGAAGGGCTCAGGCTTCCACTTTGACCTCCTGTTGATCGCCTCTCTGGGGGGCCTGTGTGGGCTCTTTGGGCTCCCCTGGCTCACGGCTGCCACCGTTCGATCTGTCACCCACGTCAATGCCCTCACTGTCATGCGCAAGGGCATCGCACCCGGGGAGAAGCCCCAGATCCAGGAGGTCAGGGAGCAGCGGCTCACGGGAGTGTTCGTTGCCGGCCTCGTGG GTCTGTCCATTGTGATGGGTCCGATGCTGCGTAGGATCCCCCTGGCCGTGTTGTTCGGAATCTTCCTGTACATGGGCGTCACTTCTCTGTCGGGGATTCAGCTCTCAGAGCGGGTAGTGCTCTTGCTGATGCCTTCAAAACATCATCCTGACGAGCCCTATGTGACCAAG GTCAAGACTTGGCGTATGCACCTGTTCACCTTCATCCAGCTGGGATGCATCGCACTGCTGTGGTTGGTGAAGTCCACTGTGATCTCACTGGCCTTCCCCTTCGTGCTGCTGCTCACGGTACCACTGAGGCATTGTGTGCTGCCTCGGATCTTTCATGAAAGGGAACTTCAGGCG CTGGACTCCGAAGATGCCGAACCCAACTTTGATGAGGATGGCCAAGATGAATATGATGAGCTCCACTTGCCAGTGTAA
- the SLC4A3 gene encoding anion exchange protein 3 isoform X6: MIQSRGTEAEGHLWISQMGHRLEDNPGVRRHLVKKPSRIQGAKSSPGSLAPVLRRKKKKKKLDRRPHEVFVELNELMLDKAQEPQWRETARWIKFEEDVEEETERWGKPHVASLSFRSLLELRKTIARGATLLDLEQTTLPGIAHLVVETMIMSDQIRPEDRANVLRTLLLKHSHPNDDKDGGFFPRNPSSSSVNSMLGNHHAPAGHVSDSAVPAMGDDLSEPAPLWPHDAENREKPPYIPGGDAHRGKSLKLLEKIPEDAEATVVLVGSVPFLEQPAAAFVRLNEAVLLESVLEVPVPVRFIFVMLGPRETSTDYHELGRSIATLMSDKLFHEAAYQADDKQDLLGAISEFLDGSIVIPPSEVEGRDLMRSVSAFQRDLIRKRKEREEVKTQMSSPDLYSASRKDLSLQTGSSDGGSEDDPLKRTGYIFGGVIRDVRRRYPHYISDVTDALHTQCLAAVLFIYFAALSPAITFGGLLGEKTEGLMGVSEMVVSTAVIGIIFSMLGAQPLLVVGFTGPLLVFEEAFFKFCQAQHLEFLTGRVWVGLWIIIFVVILVAAEGSFLVRYISPFTQEIFAFLISLIFIYETFYKLYKVFREHPIQGEYPQDSDLQRALESDQDLNSTALPTTEGPPGSQNQPNTALLSLILMLGTFFIAYFMRKFRNSRFLAGKVRRIIGDFGVPISILVMVSLDYFIIDNYTQKLNVPSGLSVTSPDKRGWFIPPLGISQPFPPWMMVAAAVPALLVLILIFMETQITTLIVNQKARGLLKGSGFHFDLLLIASLGGLCGLFGLPWLTAATVRSVTHVNALTVMRKGIAPGEKPQIQEVREQRLTGVFVAGLVGLSIVMGPMLRRIPLAVLFGIFLYMGVTSLSGIQLSERVVLLLMPSKHHPDEPYVTKVKTWRMHLFTFIQLGCIALLWLVKSTVISLAFPFVLLLTVPLRHCVLPRIFHERELQALDSEDAEPNFDEDGQDEYDELHLPV; the protein is encoded by the exons ATGATACAGTCAAGGGGGACTGAGGCTGAAGGTCATTTGTGGATCTCTCAAATGG GTCATCGGCTGGAGGATAACCCTGGAGTTCGGAGGCATCTTGTGAAGAAGCCTTCCCGCATCCAGGGGGCAAAGAGTAGCCCTGGAAGTCTGGCTCCTGttttgaggaggaaaaagaaaaaaaagaagctggaCCGGAGGCCTCATGAG gtGTTTGTGGAACTAAATGAGCTCATGCTGGATAAGGCCCAGGAGCCTCAGTGGCGTGAAACTGCTCGATGGATCAAGTTTGAGGAGGATGTGGAGGAGGAGACCGAGCGTTGGGGGAAGCCCCATGTCGCTTCACTGTCTTTCCGAAGCCTCCTGGAGCTGAGGAAAACCATTGCCCGAG GGGCCACCCTCCTGGACCTGGAGCAGACCACCCTGCCCGGTATTGCTCACCTTGTGGTAGAAACCATGATCATGTCGGACCAAATCCGTCCTGAGGACCGAGCAAATGTGCTGCGCACTCTGTTACTGAAACACAG CCACCCTAATGATGATAAAGATGGAGGATTTTTCCCCCGAAATCCATCCAGCTCCAGTGTGAACTCCATGCTGGGGAATCATCACGCACCTGCAGGCCATGTTTCTGACAGCGCTGTCCCTGCCATGGGGGATGACCTCAGTGAACCGGCTCCGCTCTGGCCCCATGATGCTGAAAACAGAGAG AAGCCCCCGTACATCCCTGGGGGAGATGCCCACCGAGGGAAGAGCCTGAAGCTGCTAGAGAAGATTCCTGAGGATGCAGAAGCCACTGTTGTGCTTGTGG GCTCGGTCCCTTTCTTGGAGCAGCCTGCCGCGGCCTTTGTCCGGCTGAACGAGGCTGTGCTCCTGGAGTCTGTCCTCGAGGTTCCTGTGCCTGTCCGCTTCATCTTTGTGATGCTGGGGCCCCGAGAGACCAGCACCGACTACCATGAGCTGGGCCGCTCCATTGCCACTCTCATGTCCGACAAG CTGTTCCACGAGGCTGCGTACCAGGCGGACGACAAGCAGGACCTGCTGGGCGCCATCAGCGAGTTCCTGGACGGCAGCATTGTGATTCCTCCGTCGGAGGTGGAGGGCCGCGATCTGATGCGGTCAGTGTCCGCTTTCCAGCGGGACCTGATCCGGAAGAGGAAGGAGCGGGAGGAGGTCAAGACCCAGATGTCCTCGCCGGATTTGTACAGTGCTTCGAGGAAAG ATCTGTCCTTGCAGACAGGAAGCTCCGACGGAGGCTCAGAAGACGACCCCCTTAAGAGGACGGGCTACATCTTTGGGGGAGTGATCCGAGATGTGCGACGCCGGTACCCGCACTACATCAGCGACGTGACGGACGCGCTGCACACCCAGTGTTTGGCTGCGGTGCTCTTTATTTACTTTGCAGCCCTGAGTCCAGCTATCACCTTTGGGGGGCTGCTGG GGGAGAAGACCGAGGGGCTGATGGGTGTGTCGGAGATGGTGGTCTCCACTGCCGTGATCGGTATCATCTTCTCCATGCTGGGGGCCCAGCCGCTGCTGGTGGTGGGCTTCACGGGGCCATTGCTCGTTTTTGAGGAAGCTTTCTTCAAG TTCTGCCAGGCCCAGCATCTGGAGTTCCTCACAGGACGGGTTTGGGTCGGCCTCTGGATAATCATCTTTGTGGTCATCCTGGTGGCCGCGGAAGGCAGCTTTCTCGTCCGGTACATCTCGCCGTTCACCCAGGAGATctttgcttttctcatttctctcattttcatctATGAGACTTTCTACAAACTCTATAAG GTGTTTAGGGAACATCCCATACAGGGCGAGTACCCTCAGGATTCAGACTTGCAAAGGGCCTTAGAGTCTGACCAAGATCTGAATTCGACTGCACTGCCTACCACGGAGGGCCCCCCGGGCTCCCAAAACCAGCCCAACACTGCACTGCTTTCCCTCATTCTCATGCTTGGGACTTTCTTCATTGCTTATTTCATGCGGAAATTCAGGAACAGTCGATTTCTGGCTGGAAAG GTACGCCGGATTATTGGAGACTTTGGGGTCCCAATCTCCATTCTGGTGATGGTTTCATTGGATTACTTTATCATTGACAACTATACCCAG AAACTGAATGTGCCTTCCGGGCTCTCAGTGACTTCCCCAGACAAGCGTGGTTGGTTCATCCCCCCCTTGGGAATCTCTCAACCTTTCCCACCTTGGATGATGGTGGCAGCAGCTGTCCCAGCGCTTCTTGTCCTCATCCTGATCTTCATGGAGACACAGATCACTAC GCTCATTGTCAACCAGAAGGCTCGTGGGCTTCTGAAGGGCTCAGGCTTCCACTTTGACCTCCTGTTGATCGCCTCTCTGGGGGGCCTGTGTGGGCTCTTTGGGCTCCCCTGGCTCACGGCTGCCACCGTTCGATCTGTCACCCACGTCAATGCCCTCACTGTCATGCGCAAGGGCATCGCACCCGGGGAGAAGCCCCAGATCCAGGAGGTCAGGGAGCAGCGGCTCACGGGAGTGTTCGTTGCCGGCCTCGTGG GTCTGTCCATTGTGATGGGTCCGATGCTGCGTAGGATCCCCCTGGCCGTGTTGTTCGGAATCTTCCTGTACATGGGCGTCACTTCTCTGTCGGGGATTCAGCTCTCAGAGCGGGTAGTGCTCTTGCTGATGCCTTCAAAACATCATCCTGACGAGCCCTATGTGACCAAG GTCAAGACTTGGCGTATGCACCTGTTCACCTTCATCCAGCTGGGATGCATCGCACTGCTGTGGTTGGTGAAGTCCACTGTGATCTCACTGGCCTTCCCCTTCGTGCTGCTGCTCACGGTACCACTGAGGCATTGTGTGCTGCCTCGGATCTTTCATGAAAGGGAACTTCAGGCG CTGGACTCCGAAGATGCCGAACCCAACTTTGATGAGGATGGCCAAGATGAATATGATGAGCTCCACTTGCCAGTGTAA